A segment of the Candidatus Pelagisphaera phototrophica genome:
ACGAGCCAGAGCCGGGAAGACAGCCCCCATCAATTGAAAGATAATGGAAGCGGAGATGTAAGGCATGATGCCCAAAGCGAAAACGGCCCCCTTGAGAAGCGCTCCCCCTGTGAACATGTTGTACAGTCCAAGAAGACTACCAGCCCCTTGAGCGGTTTGATCGGCGAAAAATGCCTGTAGCGGCTGCGTATCCAATCCCGGAAGTGGAATATTAGCCCCAATTCGAGCAATGAAAAGCAATGACAGCGTCAAAAAGATACGCTGACGCAGCTCAGGGATTTTCAAGCAGTTGGTAAATGCGGATAGCATGCCTTCTCAGTCTAGGTGATTGATTACTCGCTGGCTTCAGCGGCTATTTCAGCAGGATCTTCGAGAACGACTGCTTCGCCTCCCGCCTTTTCTATCTTCGCTTTAGCCGAAGAACTAAATTTATCGGCCGTAATTTTTAAGGCTCTGCTCACTTCGCCTTCACCCAGAATCTTCAATGGATTGGAGTTCATGCGGACGAGTCCCGCTGTAGCGAGCAATTCCCTATTCACTTCCTTAATAGACTCGTCTAAACGAGCAAGTTCACCAATGTTAACCGTTTCGTAGTAAGTCTTGAAATTCTTATTGTTGAACCCACGACGAGGAAGTTTCCGGAATAAAGGCATTTGACCGCCTTCGAATCCAATGCGGATACCGCCACCCGAACGAGCCGTCTGGCCTTTGCCACCTCGTCCAGACGTTTTACCGTGTCCGCCACCTTCACCACAGCCCACCCGCCTGCGACGGTGGACGGCTCCTTTAACATTTGAAAGATTGTGTAGTCTCATGATTCGAGTCTTTTCTGAATTTTGGATTAGGAACGAAGCGCTTTATAGTCTTCGAACGTTTTCAATTTCCGCAGG
Coding sequences within it:
- the rplO gene encoding 50S ribosomal protein L15, with translation MRLHNLSNVKGAVHRRRRVGCGEGGGHGKTSGRGGKGQTARSGGGIRIGFEGGQMPLFRKLPRRGFNNKNFKTYYETVNIGELARLDESIKEVNRELLATAGLVRMNSNPLKILGEGEVSRALKITADKFSSSAKAKIEKAGGEAVVLEDPAEIAAEASE